A genome region from Streptomyces sp. S4.7 includes the following:
- a CDS encoding ATP-binding cassette domain-containing protein — protein sequence MVYVTATPVLALRGVSKRFGAVQALTDVELEVHAGQVVALVGDNGAGKSTLVKTIAGVHPIDDGVIEWDGRPVAINKPHDAQELGVATVYQDLALCDNLDVVGNLYLGRELRSWGVLNEVEMERRARELLNTLSIRIPSVRIPIASLSGGQRQTVAIARSMLGEPKLVILDEPTAALGVEQTAQVLDLVERLRERGYAVILVSHNMEDVRAVADKVAVLRLGRNNGFFDVASTSQEDIISAITGATDNAVTRRAARNVEVKK from the coding sequence ATGGTTTACGTGACCGCTACGCCCGTGCTGGCGTTGCGAGGGGTCTCCAAGCGGTTCGGTGCCGTGCAGGCGCTCACCGACGTAGAGCTTGAGGTCCACGCCGGACAGGTCGTCGCCCTCGTGGGCGACAACGGCGCCGGCAAATCGACGCTCGTCAAGACGATCGCCGGAGTCCACCCCATCGATGACGGTGTCATCGAGTGGGACGGCAGGCCGGTCGCGATCAACAAGCCGCACGACGCCCAGGAGTTGGGCGTGGCGACGGTGTACCAGGACCTCGCGCTCTGCGACAACCTCGACGTCGTGGGCAATCTGTACCTCGGCAGGGAGCTCCGCTCCTGGGGTGTCCTCAACGAGGTCGAGATGGAGCGCCGCGCCCGCGAGCTCCTCAACACTCTGTCGATCCGCATCCCCAGCGTGCGCATACCGATCGCCTCGCTCTCCGGCGGCCAGCGCCAGACCGTGGCCATCGCCCGGTCCATGCTCGGCGAGCCCAAGCTCGTGATCCTCGACGAGCCCACCGCGGCCCTCGGTGTCGAGCAGACCGCCCAGGTCCTCGACCTGGTCGAGCGGCTGCGCGAGCGCGGTTACGCCGTGATCCTCGTCAGCCACAACATGGAGGACGTCCGCGCGGTCGCCGACAAAGTCGCCGTGCTGAGGCTGGGCCGCAACAACGGCTTCTTCGACGTCGCCAGCACTTCGCAGGAAGACATCATCTCCGCGATCACCGGTGCCACGGACAACGCCGTGACCCGACGCGCGGCGCGCA